A portion of the Liberibacter crescens BT-1 genome contains these proteins:
- a CDS encoding AbrB family transcriptional regulator yields the protein MQSFPILLQWLILLIVSLALGFVLQYHHVVAALFVGPMVVGLVMALCGARIKIAPQIFMSCQSIIGCMISGTLSFSVLSVLIDNWFLITLTLVMTLLSSGLSGWLLFRFSNLPGSTGIWGSLPGGASAMVLMSGDFGADMRLVAFMQYLRVLFVVTMAAVVVRIVLGNHDKVYLNTISWFPPLDHRFVATLVVAIMGMYLGRRFRIPAGAMLMPMIIGAVLNTANIVTLQVPEWLLALAYAFIGWSIGLRFTPAIVLLALKTLPQILASIIALMLICGAMAWLMTLFLPVDMLTAYLATSPGGLDTVAIILTGSKLNSGFVMAMQSLRLLTILIIGPLMARFISRIST from the coding sequence ATGCAATCTTTTCCAATTTTACTTCAATGGCTTATACTTCTGATTGTTTCGTTAGCATTAGGGTTTGTTTTACAGTATCACCATGTTGTTGCTGCCTTATTTGTGGGACCGATGGTAGTAGGGTTAGTAATGGCACTGTGCGGTGCTCGTATCAAAATCGCTCCTCAGATTTTTATGTCCTGTCAATCAATTATAGGATGTATGATTTCTGGTACTCTCTCTTTCTCAGTTTTGTCAGTGTTGATTGATAACTGGTTTCTTATAACGCTCACACTGGTGATGACCTTGCTATCCAGTGGTCTATCAGGATGGTTGCTGTTCAGATTCAGCAATTTGCCTGGTTCTACTGGTATTTGGGGATCATTGCCAGGTGGAGCGTCGGCAATGGTATTGATGTCTGGTGACTTTGGTGCTGATATGCGCTTGGTGGCCTTTATGCAGTATTTGCGGGTTTTGTTCGTTGTCACAATGGCTGCGGTGGTTGTCCGTATTGTTCTTGGTAATCATGATAAAGTATATCTTAATACCATCTCCTGGTTTCCACCTCTGGATCACCGTTTCGTCGCTACGCTTGTAGTGGCAATCATGGGAATGTATCTTGGTCGTCGGTTTCGTATTCCAGCTGGTGCAATGTTGATGCCAATGATTATTGGTGCGGTGTTGAATACTGCTAATATTGTAACATTGCAAGTTCCAGAGTGGTTGTTGGCGCTCGCTTATGCTTTCATTGGTTGGAGCATTGGCTTACGTTTTACTCCTGCAATTGTGTTGCTAGCACTGAAAACGCTACCACAAATTCTGGCTTCAATTATTGCTTTGATGTTGATATGTGGGGCTATGGCATGGTTGATGACGCTATTTTTGCCAGTTGATATGCTTACAGCTTACTTAGCTACCAGCCCAGGCGGACTGGATACCGTGGCAATTATCCTCACTGGCAGCAAGCTTAATTCCGGTTTTGTGATGGCAATGCAGAGCTTGCGTCTGTTAACTATTTTGATAATAGGGCCATTAATGGCGCGCTTTATTTCCCGCATTTCGACCTAG
- a CDS encoding FAD-dependent monooxygenase: protein MKHFDIVIIGAGLAGNMVALGAAKMGLKVALVSLRHPKDWRTTMLMDEGVYFLKHIDVWNEVQHAAAPVSEIKIFDTSDHFVTAPTVTFSSSEIGLDVLGYNFRNDILIKALDQAVAQSLQISFFESLVEHIFVNKDKVCLILSTGEILYSDFVVGSDGRNSIVRKQLGFGEKQWSYLQTALVLNFKHDFPHYGQCIEFHLFPGPFTQVPLLGNQSSLVWVMNPDVARIYLEMPLDKLSLKIEENMYSMLGKIEVLEGVQCWPLSGMVAHQFGKGRMAIVGEAAHVLPPIGAQGFNISMRDIILLLKVLENNRYSFSDAGDRFHKLRRGSVIGRTVAIDLFNRSLLSQGIFFNLLRVTTFHSLEKIKPLRQLVTRTGLLLHDDWKYSPFARKERIFPFKENTKKTLI, encoded by the coding sequence ATGAAGCATTTTGATATCGTAATAATAGGAGCTGGCCTTGCCGGGAATATGGTTGCTCTTGGTGCTGCAAAAATGGGTCTCAAGGTAGCACTTGTTTCTCTACGTCATCCAAAAGACTGGCGAACAACGATGTTGATGGATGAAGGTGTTTATTTCTTAAAACATATTGATGTCTGGAATGAAGTTCAACATGCGGCAGCTCCTGTTTCAGAGATTAAAATATTTGATACGAGTGATCATTTCGTAACAGCACCGACCGTTACGTTTTCATCTTCTGAAATCGGTCTTGATGTCTTGGGTTATAATTTCCGAAATGACATTCTTATCAAGGCTCTTGATCAGGCAGTTGCACAAAGTCTGCAGATTAGTTTCTTTGAAAGCCTTGTTGAGCATATCTTTGTTAATAAAGACAAAGTTTGTTTAATCCTTTCAACAGGAGAAATCCTTTATAGTGATTTCGTTGTTGGTAGTGATGGACGAAATTCCATAGTCCGAAAACAGCTAGGTTTTGGTGAAAAGCAATGGTCGTATCTTCAAACAGCATTGGTACTTAATTTTAAACATGATTTTCCACATTATGGACAATGTATTGAATTTCATCTGTTTCCAGGTCCTTTTACACAGGTTCCCTTGTTGGGCAACCAATCCAGTCTTGTTTGGGTTATGAATCCTGATGTTGCGCGTATATACCTAGAGATGCCTCTGGACAAACTTTCTTTGAAGATAGAAGAAAACATGTATTCTATGCTCGGAAAAATTGAAGTATTAGAAGGGGTCCAATGTTGGCCGTTATCAGGTATGGTTGCGCACCAATTCGGGAAAGGTCGAATGGCTATCGTTGGTGAAGCTGCACATGTTTTGCCTCCTATAGGAGCTCAGGGATTTAATATATCTATGCGCGATATTATTCTTCTCTTAAAAGTTTTGGAAAATAATCGTTATTCTTTTTCTGATGCAGGAGATCGTTTCCATAAGCTTCGAAGAGGAAGTGTTATCGGAAGAACAGTTGCTATTGATTTATTCAACCGTTCTTTGTTATCACAAGGAATATTTTTCAATCTTTTGCGTGTTACAACATTTCATTCGCTTGAAAAAATAAAACCGCTTCGCCAGTTGGTTACACGCACGGGCCTTTTACTGCATGATGATTGGAAATACTCTCCCTTTGCAAGAAAAGAGAGAATTTTTCCTTTCAAAGAAAATACAAAAAAAACACTGATCTAA
- a CDS encoding calcium-binding protein: MSLSPEQLTTINSLYTKLAATPKTDRAQIKSLALEYYDSIKPVDEWYATMAQDVIKDKGLSAITANNYAYNKLNHDLGLDYPSHVPEIWKGLAMADYEARKDKKDGHLKKLSGADIAQYHTDVFKQVYGPASKAEEAWTAYHLSKVLGSESWVGKDGFWGGVKIYWSMASKHLQSDPQSPEYRHYFEWLQDMRLSVWDGRKGPEWSHSSWEKGDGVIWKSLEESWEGIPYPLNNPDSKIAEVLNKFPKEFFDFIKKYQESHPLGMVLNGAEDLVLDLVYGFYQFDSDIRSIIKKAVQEKPSRIKMDYERIKKYFETEGSLATIKQGMMLESYKKPDEAKWQMISSMITAPKVSQPGEDAASDADDDLIDCDTVDMDMLKRVNDYTPERMLFAINKKHVKAGKKDCLIIGGNNKDKLAGGDGDDLIIGGKGRDCLKTGNGSNTLIGGPGNDKLIAHCTKGTSVNYLYGGEGKDKIIAGGHKDLGTSMNHLYGGEGNDKIFFHGSHHTHAVIDAGKGNDLIFLKETTRDENVRIVFHKGDGHDFIESRKNGYILDLVDTDSSDVAVFVPRLHRTTAIIQIKSTGETIVARDIKDQNLQIRFNNQDTTVSLSSLLPKEDIDQLKVDLDPMLLLRIKQKNYLELKLPTACQKKNMEKGFHIWSLSDVCLYNIVRADVVQEDMDQYFGKEEEATSSEPAVTDDATIASSPDTEEIPPAPAPQHLHYPYDFDQHVDHVCSRIDKKDINFFDGDNYPKPDGEDSYGSYMKKLDPYYCERYESSNKKYQKDLVTDLIKITEHGSVGDTEVHSLLYGWDKYSAVEIDGYIDTVIDREFQKSYGKNSYEQDEQQDDLLHTSSEMFHDDAMIA; this comes from the coding sequence ATGAGTTTATCGCCTGAACAGCTGACCACAATAAACAGTCTTTACACGAAACTCGCGGCTACTCCGAAGACAGATCGTGCACAGATTAAATCTCTGGCCCTGGAGTATTACGACTCTATCAAGCCTGTTGACGAATGGTATGCCACAATGGCCCAGGATGTTATTAAAGATAAAGGATTAAGCGCTATTACGGCCAATAATTATGCCTATAACAAGCTGAACCATGATCTTGGGCTGGATTATCCTTCCCACGTACCAGAAATCTGGAAAGGCCTGGCCATGGCAGACTATGAGGCGCGCAAAGACAAGAAAGATGGTCACCTGAAGAAGCTCAGTGGTGCAGACATTGCGCAATATCACACGGATGTTTTTAAACAGGTTTACGGCCCTGCTTCAAAAGCAGAAGAAGCCTGGACAGCCTATCATCTCAGCAAAGTACTCGGATCCGAAAGCTGGGTGGGAAAAGATGGGTTCTGGGGTGGAGTTAAGATTTACTGGTCAATGGCAAGCAAACATTTGCAATCAGATCCCCAGTCACCAGAATATCGCCATTATTTTGAATGGCTTCAGGATATGCGCCTATCTGTTTGGGATGGACGCAAGGGCCCAGAGTGGTCACATTCTAGCTGGGAAAAAGGTGATGGCGTCATCTGGAAATCTCTGGAAGAATCTTGGGAAGGTATACCGTACCCGCTCAATAACCCGGACAGTAAAATTGCAGAGGTATTGAATAAATTCCCAAAGGAATTTTTTGATTTTATCAAAAAATATCAAGAGTCTCATCCTCTAGGAATGGTTTTAAATGGAGCTGAAGATTTGGTTTTAGACCTAGTATATGGGTTTTATCAATTTGATTCTGATATCCGCTCCATCATAAAGAAAGCGGTTCAGGAGAAACCGAGCCGTATCAAGATGGATTACGAAAGAATAAAAAAATATTTTGAGACGGAAGGATCCTTGGCAACCATCAAGCAGGGGATGATGTTGGAAAGTTACAAAAAACCTGATGAAGCAAAATGGCAGATGATCTCTTCCATGATTACTGCACCGAAAGTCAGTCAACCTGGCGAGGATGCTGCAAGCGATGCGGATGATGATCTGATCGATTGTGACACAGTTGATATGGATATGCTCAAACGTGTCAATGACTATACTCCGGAGCGCATGCTGTTTGCCATCAATAAAAAACATGTCAAGGCAGGCAAAAAAGACTGCCTGATCATCGGCGGCAACAATAAGGATAAACTGGCCGGTGGTGATGGCGATGATCTGATCATCGGTGGTAAAGGACGTGACTGTCTCAAAACAGGAAATGGCAGTAACACATTGATCGGTGGACCAGGCAATGATAAGCTGATTGCGCATTGTACAAAGGGTACAAGCGTCAATTATCTCTATGGCGGTGAAGGAAAAGACAAAATCATCGCCGGCGGTCATAAGGATCTTGGTACAAGCATGAACCATCTCTATGGCGGTGAGGGCAATGACAAGATCTTCTTCCATGGATCCCATCATACCCATGCGGTGATTGATGCGGGTAAAGGCAATGATCTTATCTTTCTCAAGGAAACAACACGTGATGAGAATGTCAGGATTGTTTTCCACAAAGGAGATGGTCATGATTTTATTGAAAGCCGCAAGAATGGTTATATCCTGGATCTTGTTGATACGGATTCATCCGATGTGGCAGTCTTTGTCCCAAGGCTGCACCGCACGACAGCCATTATACAGATCAAGTCGACCGGGGAGACGATTGTGGCCAGAGACATTAAAGATCAAAACCTGCAAATCCGTTTTAATAATCAGGACACCACAGTATCGTTATCGAGCCTCCTTCCGAAGGAAGATATTGATCAATTGAAGGTTGATCTTGATCCTATGCTTCTTTTACGTATCAAACAAAAGAATTATCTGGAATTGAAGCTTCCTACGGCTTGCCAGAAAAAAAACATGGAAAAAGGTTTCCATATATGGAGTTTATCGGACGTCTGCTTATATAATATAGTAAGAGCCGACGTGGTTCAGGAAGATATGGATCAGTATTTTGGGAAAGAAGAAGAAGCCACTTCCTCTGAGCCAGCGGTCACTGATGATGCTACCATTGCCAGCAGTCCTGATACAGAAGAAATTCCCCCGGCGCCAGCCCCTCAGCACCTGCATTATCCCTATGACTTCGATCAGCATGTGGATCATGTCTGTTCAAGAATAGACAAAAAGGATATTAATTTCTTTGATGGTGACAACTATCCTAAACCAGACGGAGAAGATAGCTATGGGTCTTATATGAAGAAGCTTGATCCGTATTATTGTGAGCGCTATGAAAGCTCAAACAAGAAGTACCAAAAAGATCTGGTCACCGATCTCATAAAGATAACAGAGCATGGATCTGTTGGCGATACAGAGGTGCATTCGCTTTTATACGGTTGGGACAAGTACTCAGCAGTAGAAATAGACGGTTATATCGATACTGTGATCGATCGTGAATTTCAGAAGAGTTATGGCAAGAATTCTTATGAGCAGGATGAACAACAGGATGATCTTCTGCATACATCATCAGAAATGTTCCATGATGATGCAATGATTGCATAA
- the pcsA gene encoding phosphatidylcholine synthase, producing MKKLKYKNLPYQQFRAFSVHIFTASGSFLAFLGVTAAAEYRFIDMFLWIGLALVIDGFDGPIARKMRVKEILPNWSGDMLDNIIDYLTYVLLPAFALYQSNLLGTSWCSSLAAAMIVISSAIYYADKNMKTEDYFFCGFPAVWNMIVFTLFVIQTTPLISMSLIILSVILTFMPIHFLHPIRVVRLRPLNIFIFICWSAIGCYSLFSHFQLPLWSYIAFIICGIYLYTIGSILQFFPKLGQKKISS from the coding sequence ATGAAAAAATTAAAATATAAAAATTTACCTTACCAACAATTTCGGGCTTTTTCCGTACATATTTTCACTGCTTCTGGTTCTTTTCTGGCCTTTCTTGGTGTTACAGCAGCAGCTGAATATAGATTTATTGATATGTTTTTGTGGATTGGTCTCGCTCTTGTTATCGACGGCTTTGATGGCCCTATCGCCAGAAAAATGCGTGTAAAAGAAATTCTACCAAACTGGTCAGGAGATATGCTTGATAATATTATTGACTATCTCACTTATGTCCTCCTACCAGCCTTTGCACTTTACCAAAGCAATCTTCTTGGTACTTCCTGGTGTTCATCCCTGGCGGCAGCAATGATTGTGATATCAAGTGCTATATATTATGCCGATAAAAACATGAAAACAGAAGATTATTTCTTTTGTGGCTTTCCAGCAGTCTGGAACATGATTGTTTTTACTCTCTTTGTTATCCAAACCACTCCGCTTATCTCAATGAGCTTGATTATCCTTTCAGTAATTCTTACCTTTATGCCTATCCACTTCCTTCATCCGATACGCGTTGTCCGACTGCGCCCTTTAAATATCTTTATTTTTATATGTTGGTCTGCTATAGGGTGTTACTCTCTTTTTTCCCATTTTCAGTTACCATTGTGGTCTTATATCGCCTTTATAATTTGCGGAATTTACCTTTATACAATTGGGTCCATTTTACAATTTTTTCCTAAACTTGGTCAAAAGAAAATTTCTTCATAA
- a CDS encoding sugar MFS transporter: MINTMGSRKSDDSNKMHLKVYVFILFFVFGGITSLNDILIPKLKELFSLSYSKAMLIQSAFFASYFFISVPCGLLVRKYGYMRSACVGLSIMAVGCLCFILASKSVSFFLFLFALCILASGITMVQVVSNPLISLLGDPLTTASRLTFAQAFNSLGTTIAPYIGAIIILNNLSNVDVSSMSAEDLYQYRIYETSIISDTYFIIATVLLGISLLIWFQRNSLSEKNLEAVSFIKSLELLKNFRFLFGSLCIFLYVGAEVSVGSMMVNYLMREDTLSLNGVSAGKHAAMYWGSAMIGRFIGSWFLTHHSAGKILAFTGSMASLLLLISASSYGWISGWSLIAIGLFNSIMFPTIFSLANFGLGSRAPEGSGLICMAIVGGAIVPLITGYVADISNLKVALLVPVFCYLNIALYGWLSKQIFAKT; encoded by the coding sequence ATGATAAATACTATGGGTTCTAGAAAGAGTGATGACAGCAATAAAATGCATTTAAAAGTTTACGTATTTATACTTTTTTTTGTCTTTGGAGGCATAACCAGTTTAAATGATATTTTAATTCCAAAACTGAAAGAATTGTTTAGCCTTTCATATTCAAAAGCCATGTTAATTCAATCAGCTTTTTTCGCGAGTTATTTCTTTATTTCTGTCCCTTGTGGTCTTCTTGTTCGTAAGTATGGCTATATGCGTAGCGCTTGTGTAGGCCTCTCTATCATGGCTGTTGGATGTTTGTGTTTTATTTTAGCTTCCAAATCAGTCTCTTTTTTCTTATTTTTATTTGCCTTATGTATTCTTGCTTCTGGAATCACAATGGTACAAGTTGTTTCAAATCCTCTTATTTCCTTGCTCGGAGATCCTCTAACAACGGCCAGCAGACTCACATTTGCACAAGCCTTCAATTCCCTAGGAACAACAATAGCGCCTTATATTGGTGCTATAATCATCCTGAACAACCTGTCTAACGTTGATGTTTCATCAATGTCAGCAGAAGATTTATATCAATACCGGATTTACGAAACATCAATTATCTCCGACACCTACTTTATAATTGCAACTGTATTACTAGGGATTAGCTTGTTAATTTGGTTTCAGCGAAATAGTCTCTCTGAAAAAAATCTGGAGGCAGTCAGCTTTATAAAATCTCTTGAACTCCTAAAAAATTTTCGTTTCCTGTTTGGTTCACTTTGCATTTTCTTATATGTCGGAGCTGAAGTAAGTGTTGGAAGTATGATGGTAAACTATCTGATGCGTGAGGATACGTTATCCCTGAATGGAGTCAGTGCTGGTAAACATGCTGCCATGTATTGGGGAAGTGCAATGATCGGCCGATTTATTGGTTCTTGGTTTCTTACGCATCATTCAGCAGGCAAAATTTTAGCTTTTACAGGCAGTATGGCTTCTCTTCTCCTATTAATTTCTGCCTCTTCCTATGGCTGGATATCCGGATGGTCATTAATTGCTATCGGTTTGTTTAATTCAATCATGTTTCCAACAATTTTTTCCTTGGCTAATTTTGGTCTTGGTAGCCGCGCTCCAGAAGGATCTGGTCTGATCTGCATGGCAATCGTCGGAGGAGCTATTGTCCCACTTATTACCGGGTATGTCGCCGATATCAGTAATTTAAAAGTCGCGTTGCTTGTTCCTGTTTTCTGCTATCTAAACATCGCTCTATATGGCTGGTTGTCAAAACAAATCTTTGCAAAAACTTAA